The Streptomyces pactum genome contains a region encoding:
- a CDS encoding ABC transporter permease subunit — translation MTTAAPPRLTGPVRGGGFRGAVAFEWTKLWSVRATWWNLAVGLLLTVGFAAMVGASADASAKKGIDVAVPAPHHASQAFLISQLTVVVLATLALTGEYSSGSIRTTLQGVPARGRMLGSKTLVVLAVAAAAGSVFSVLGTLVAAPLMRGHGDYTGGQMLGSALGAGVYLALLAVMSVGLGTVLRSAAGTITTLIMVLLALPQLMGVVGARWLETAADFMPSVAGTVLLTQDHDPYGGGTALLVLLLWSLACYAAGTVVLRRRDA, via the coding sequence GTGACGACAGCCGCTCCTCCCCGGCTCACGGGTCCCGTGCGGGGCGGCGGGTTCAGGGGCGCCGTCGCGTTCGAGTGGACGAAGCTCTGGAGCGTCCGGGCCACCTGGTGGAACCTCGCCGTCGGCCTGCTGCTCACCGTGGGCTTCGCCGCGATGGTGGGCGCGTCCGCCGACGCCAGCGCGAAGAAGGGCATCGACGTCGCCGTGCCGGCGCCGCACCACGCCTCGCAGGCCTTCCTCATCTCCCAGTTGACCGTGGTGGTGCTCGCCACCCTTGCCCTCACCGGCGAGTACTCCAGCGGTTCCATCCGCACCACGCTGCAGGGCGTGCCGGCCCGCGGCCGGATGCTCGGATCCAAGACACTGGTCGTCCTGGCGGTCGCGGCCGCCGCCGGCAGCGTCTTCAGCGTGCTGGGGACCCTGGTCGCCGCCCCGTTGATGAGAGGACACGGCGACTACACGGGCGGCCAGATGCTCGGCAGCGCGCTCGGCGCCGGCGTGTACCTCGCGCTTCTCGCGGTGATGTCCGTCGGCCTCGGCACGGTACTGCGCAGTGCCGCGGGAACCATCACGACCCTCATCATGGTGCTGCTCGCACTGCCGCAACTGATGGGCGTCGTCGGCGCCCGGTGGCTGGAGACCGCCGCCGACTTCATGCCGAGTGTCGCCGGCACCGTGCTGCTGACCCAGGACCACGATCCCTACGGCGGCGGCACCGCGCTGCTGGTCCTGCTGCTGTGGTCGCTCGCCTGCTACGCGGCCGGGACCGTCGTACTGCGCCGCCGCGACGCCTAG
- a CDS encoding Gfo/Idh/MocA family protein, giving the protein MVDALGVAVVGFGWMGRVHTQAYARVRHHYPQLALRPELVTVAEEVPGRAEEAAAQFGFVSTTRDWRDVAADPRVGAVSITAPNFLHREIAVAMAEAGKHIWIEKPVGLTSGDARAVADAVAKAGVQGAVGFNYRNAPAVETARELVASGEIGAVTHARIRLFSDYAAHPESALTWRFERERGGSGVLGDLASHGADLARFLLGDIASLTADTAVFLPERARPTAATAGHSRAAGGVPGPVENEDYVSCLLRFASGARGVLEACRVSVGEQNNYGFEVHGTKGAVFWDFRRMNELGVSRGTSYQDQPVSTVYVGPAHGEFAAFQPGAANAMGYDDLKVVEAHRFLRSIAEGTPHGATLPDAVHSAVVLDAMTRSAEHGTWVEVRREE; this is encoded by the coding sequence ATGGTGGACGCGCTGGGTGTCGCCGTCGTCGGTTTCGGCTGGATGGGCCGGGTGCACACCCAGGCGTACGCCCGTGTCCGGCACCACTACCCGCAGCTCGCCCTGCGCCCGGAGCTGGTGACGGTCGCCGAGGAGGTGCCGGGGCGGGCGGAGGAGGCCGCCGCGCAGTTCGGATTCGTGTCGACGACCCGGGACTGGCGCGACGTGGCCGCCGACCCGCGGGTGGGGGCGGTCAGCATCACCGCCCCGAACTTCCTGCACCGCGAGATCGCCGTCGCGATGGCCGAGGCCGGCAAGCACATCTGGATCGAGAAGCCGGTCGGCCTGACCTCCGGGGACGCTCGTGCGGTGGCGGACGCGGTCGCCAAGGCCGGTGTCCAGGGCGCGGTGGGCTTCAACTACCGCAACGCCCCGGCCGTCGAGACCGCCCGCGAGCTGGTCGCGTCGGGGGAGATCGGCGCCGTGACGCACGCCCGGATCCGCCTCTTCAGTGACTACGCGGCCCATCCGGAATCCGCGCTGACCTGGCGCTTCGAGCGGGAGCGCGGCGGCAGCGGGGTGCTCGGGGACCTGGCCTCGCACGGCGCCGACCTGGCCCGCTTCCTCCTCGGCGACATCGCGTCGCTGACCGCGGACACGGCGGTGTTCCTGCCCGAGCGGGCCCGTCCGACCGCCGCCACCGCCGGTCACTCCCGGGCCGCGGGCGGCGTACCGGGCCCGGTCGAGAACGAGGACTACGTGAGCTGTCTGCTGCGCTTCGCCTCCGGCGCCCGCGGTGTCCTGGAGGCCTGCCGGGTCTCGGTCGGCGAGCAGAACAACTACGGCTTCGAGGTGCACGGCACCAAGGGCGCGGTGTTCTGGGACTTCCGCCGGATGAACGAACTGGGCGTCAGCCGCGGCACGTCGTACCAGGACCAGCCGGTCAGCACCGTCTACGTCGGTCCCGCGCACGGCGAGTTCGCCGCCTTCCAGCCGGGTGCCGCGAACGCCATGGGCTACGACGACCTCAAGGTGGTGGAGGCCCACCGCTTCCTGCGCTCGATCGCGGAGGGCACCCCGCACGGCGCCACGCTGCCGGACGCGGTGCACAGCGCCGTCGTCCTGGACGCGATGACGCGGTCGGCCGAGCACGGCACCTGGGTCGAGGTCCGGCGGGAGGAGTGA